GGGTTGGGGAGGCTTCGGCAATGCTGCAgatcccttacacacaagtgtgtgtctgctcagaaacaaagcctgagacagagagagggagcaaggcaggcagagtgaggaaaaaggaaacttcagaaaactccaaccCCCAGAGGAGAggtattgaatcaattaaccgattaaacaattatccaaatgaaattgtgcccacccatctcgttcagataatcgaggttcctctatttATTTTACTGCTGTTTCTTTCTATCTCTTGACATCAGATCTTCATAGGTTCAAAATGATTTAACTGTTTTGTGTTTTTATGTTTTATTCTGATCTACAAGCAATTACTATCTACTTGCTTTCTTAAGATtgcacatttatctgaaatactTTGCACTTTTTAGTCAAAAAttcataaaaatataaaaattcaaTTCCTATGGATTTTACAGAAATAAATTAAGCTTACCCTTCTTTATTCTCCTAACAGGACCATCATTTTTTTTGATACGCCGCCTCTTGTCACTGGATGCTATTTGCTCTGGTGGAACCAGGTGCCGAGCATCGTAAGTTAAGCCAACTCTATAAAGATGTCCTCGCACATGATTTGACAAACCCACACCAGTGTCAAATACAGCTGGACAGTAGGGGCATGGTCGTTTCTCAGTATGAAAATCAGTCCAATTATAGGTGATATTAAGTGGAGCATCACGTTGATAAAGGACTGGATCCATAACATCTATACATCTAGCGTCACTATTAAAATGAAAATCTTCATTAACAAAATGGTCGTGGGAAGGATCTTGATATTCTGTAGAATAAAGACTTTGGTTACCATAGTCATTGTTGCCATAATCATGAATGCTAGTATCAAAATCATCGAAATCGTCATCATCGTCACTCTCATCATAAGTATCAAAATCATCGATTCCATTTTCGTCAATTATCTGAACTTCAGTACTGAAATAATGAGTTTGTTTGTCACCAATATCAAAATTATTTTCAGCAATAGTGACTGCCGTAGCACCATCCATGCAGTTACTAGTATCAATAATATCACTTTCAGGTAAGTTTTCTTCACCATCACATTCTGATGCATTTACACATGGCtcaagtttatttaaaacaacaACAGGTGCTTTGTGAAACACATCTGGATACTGATCTAAAATATCATTTCCTACAGAGACACTAACCATGACATCCTTAACAGAATTTCTAACTGAAATAGCTCCACCGTCTACATGTTCTGTTTCTTCTGATATTCCATCATCATTGCTGTGAAAGTTGAAGCTACATTCCCCATCTGTGTGCTTTGTTTCCATAAATGTAGATGCAGGGCTCAAGTCTTTTACTATATCAATATCATTTTTAGATTTCTCATATATCTGATCACCAATAACATGATCCTTCAACGACAGACCTCCATTGCTCCTTTTGACATCAATTTCTTCCTGCTCTCTAACATGCTCCTGTTGTAGAAAGCTACTCTTTTTGTTACCAATACTTAATCCTGTCACAATCTTTGTTGAAGATTTACTATAATCCAGCACAGAACCAGGCGAGTGATGCATCTCTTTTGTGGTTATATAGCGTGGCTTCTGTGTACCAGCAAAATCACAGACTTTGCTGTACAATGCAGAGGAATTCCCTAATGCTTCCGGTGCTTCAAAATCCCTTTTTATGTTTCGTCTCATGACAAATTCGCTTAGGTATTCAGACTGTTGTGATATAACCTTATTGCTCCTCACCAAATCAAATGGTTGTGAGCTGAAGCCAGGTACCTTTGCTCCGTGTTCACTTTTATGCTGAACGTGGTAAAGTCGCTGATGCAAGTATTTTACATGCTTTTTGAAAATACTCCTAGCTGGTGTGGTAAAAGGACATTTGCTGCACACATATACACCTCCTGACTTACAGTGATTTAATAAATTTTCTAACGATACACCTTTCAAAGGTTTTTGGCTGGACTTGTTAATAACTGCATCATGAATATAAATTTGATGACCTTCAAGTTCATCCATTGATGCTGCCATGAAGTTGCACTTATCACAGCAATAGTACCTTTTGTCCTTTTCATGTGTCTTAGCGTGCTGCACAAATGTTTTAGGACAgtttgttccaaatatacactgCGGACACTGCAATTTTGCATTCCGGCCTTCATCCTGAAATGTGCGGAGCTCACGGATCTCCTCCATCAACCTCTCTCTTTTTTCTTGATGAAGGCTCCTGTGCTTTTGGAGTGGTGCACGGTCACGAAATGCAATTCCACATTCTTTACATATATATGGTCTTGGCAGATTTGTTTTACTGTGTCCTTCTAAATGATAAATCATGTGCCTTTGcaaatgttttttctctctaAAATTCACATTGCATTTTGTGCAGGGGTAAAATGATGGTTCTGCCTCAGTATCATCATCTGATGGTGATTCAGATCCAGTTTGTATATCATCTATCTGTATAGCACTGCCTGGTGGAAAAACTGTTGAAACAAACGGTGAAGCTTCTTCGACATAAGTCGTTGTAGGCGCACTTGTTCGAGCTGTTTCTAAGTTTTTGACTGGAAGCTTATAATCACTAAAGATCAACTGTTTAATTGCTTCTACTGTTTCTTTGGGAAGATTTGATCCAGTCTCACCAACAAGGTTCTTTTTTGCAGGCAAGTATTTTGGTTTGACAATGGAAACTTTAGTATTTTCCATCCCCTCTAGAGTACCAGCAGAGTTTTTCGGTGCTAGGTGTGCATCTGTGTTTTCTAATTCAGAGAAATCTACCATCTGAACAATGTCCATTTTTCGTTTTCTTTTTCTTCCAAAGGGTAAATTTGGTTGGACTTGGGAACTTCTATCAATTTGAACAATCCGATCATCATCCTTTTCTTTTGTTAGCAAAAACTGCATGAACTCTTTTTCAGGGTCCCAGTTTAAGCCATCATTTAAAGTTTCTGATTCACCTCCACGAATTTCAGAAGAACTTAAACTTCTTTTTCCCTTTATCTGTCCTCTATTATCTTTTGTATTTTCATTTTCTGCACCATATAACAGCTGGCTTGTAGAAGCACCATTTGACTGGGCTATAGATTTGTGATCCACTATTGGCAATGAACTCAGCATTTTAGGTTGTGTATTAACTTGGCCCTGGAAAGGCACTAAATTGGGAACCAGTAACAGAACTGGGGCTGGTGCTAAGGTCTGAACTTTAGTTGAAGTACCAGACAATTTCGGAACCTGAACGGATTGAACAAAGCGAGACGATGAGCTAGAAGCTGCAACTGACTGGCACAGGGATTGAGAAATACTTAAAGAAACATCAGGCTGTTTTGCAACGGAAGATTTAGTTGTAGAGAGTTGTAGAACTGGGTCCCTCACAGCAGTTCCTATAGGCAAGGTAAGTTTTGCATTTGAAACAGTAGGAGCACCGCTTTGTATAAATGTAGTCTGCTGGGCTCCACTTAAGGCTTTTACAGGACTATCCCTGGACAGATGTTTAGATAAGCTTAAAGTATTGCTTTTTGGAACTGACATTTGATTCCCACTTAAGGTTTGAGGTATACTGGAAGTAACAGTGGTTGATGAGATCTTTTTCTCATCTTCAAATTCTCCTTTAGCACCAAGGGAATTAATATGGGTCTTCCCATTATCAGCATTATTCAGCTTAGATTCAGAGCCTCCAATTATGCTCATCCTGCAAGTCAGAAAGAGAAACAAGTTACTACCAAAAGACAATATAAACCCAATCTTTTAACTATTAATATTCATAACAACGATTCTCTTGAAATTCAATGATCATTGGAAattagtatggcaactgctggTGTAGAACAATAAAGCTATCAGTTTATTAGCAATAAAATAATAGCCTTACAGGCAGGTTGTAAAGTTACAGAATTGTAGAGACTCAAGGCAAGCTCTTTATAGAAGGATACAATAAAACATTAACAATGCAGAGTTCCAAGACAAGATGTACAGCCTAAAGGCTTTGGCTTTACTTGGTACACAAATCCACACCATAAATTTAAATGTCAACTAAAATACTATAAGAGCTgattaaattttattaaattccaATTTAGTATTTCTATATGCATCTAAAAGGAGTTACCATAATTGAATTGTTCAAAAATGATAAGCAATGACATGAAGAAATTTCTATCTAGATTTCTATTTTCATGAATCCTATATGtacagaaatgaaataaaagtgAGGCAAGTTATGAAACAAATTTAACCTTTAGAGCTCCATGGTTTTCAAATTACTATTCAAAATCTCCAGAACACACACAATTATATTATTCAAACACAGCTCAATGGAATACTTAAAACAGTTAATTTTATTATATTTACAATATCTTTCCATTAGATTAACTGCATGACTGAAATGATTGTAAAAACCTTAAACAATTTTGAATTTAAGGTGCTACTGCTTCATCAACCAGGAGATTAGTGGTTTCAACATCTATTACATCTACATCTTGTCTGTTGCTGAAGAAAAACGATTCCTGCTGTCTTTCTCAAATACTGGGAACTTTAATTATGTGTGAAGAATCAAGATTCCACACATTTTAGTTACAACCTTCCTGTTTCCCCTTCAAAACTCTCAGCTGCTGCTAAAATTGACCAATTTCCATGGGAACAAAATACACTTCCAATGAGATCATATTCAATGTTATCACTCTAAAATGGTGCTAAAACAGTTCCCAGCATGAGTCTGTGTGTTAAATACGCAGCAGAAGCTAAGGGGTGGGCACGTACAAACAGGTGCTAAGAATCACGACTGAAAATGTCAATGAATAGGAAAACAAGCCTGGAAATGCTATAATGTTTGTCTCATTTACCTTAACTGATTTTAATCAATATGAGCAACCTGTACAGAACAAGTGCTGTAAAATTAATTGCTGTGACAGTGAGCACTGGGAGTTTTATAACACATCCTTCCTTCCAAAAGCTCTCATTTAATTTgtaatcaaacagaaaaaaataacaagCATTTAAAACCAGCTGCAACACTCAGAAATGGTGAAAGCTTTAATTTCAAATGACTCTGGTGTCCAAGATCCATAGCCAAATGTATGCTCAGTTAATTTAATATGCTGTACCTGTACTAGCTTTTCACAACAGGAAGCGACGTTGCTAACGAAGTGGTAAATTCAGTGTTAATGAGTGGTGGCTTCACTGTTACCACCTCAGAGGTAAAACCTTCCGTGCTCCATATTCTACCCATCTGTTCTGGTGTTAGGGGTTCAAAGAAAGAACAGACGCTTCCCATTTAAAGCAAACTTCAATGGTACCCACTGAACAGCAGGATAGCAAACCCTCATAATATCACGAATGGACTCAAATTGCAGTTCTCATTATTAGAATTATTAGATTAAGATCCCTCTCTACAAGTTCATTAGAGACagcacatccaaatcctttatctTCACATTCTTATGGGCTCATAAATCAatgcttaaaaataaaacatcagaTTAAATTTTGGAGGTCCAGCAAAATTcacaaaattaacaaaaaaaatgttcatcTATTCTTGTAGTGCAAGTCATTAAATGAACAAATTACGACACAGGACACTGTACAAAAAATAATTCCAAAGATAAGCATTGTACTTCAGCATGGAGTTtctaatagaatttttttttaatcctcaaGATGTAAAAGCTGTTGTTTTGTCACAATCCCATGAACATTGTAAATATTATATTGTGCAAttttatcctgttttttttttaaatgccagtATTCCAAATTCCCTTTAATACTGCATAGTATTAAAGCTTCCTTGAAAGTTAGAAATGTAATAATACAAAAATTGTGCTTGCAAGCAAAACATGTACATAAAGAATCAGGCATTTTCTTTCATTATGACAAGAGATCAAAATGAAGTTATCCTTATTGACTTTCCTTTAGAAATCTCAAATGTCAGTATTTTTGCAAACTATCAGCACTTGCTATAACACCCATATTGCACTACATCTTGAGGTTACTGCAGAAAAAATGAGGTGATAATTGCATATTAACATAATTATTCTGTAATCCCTTTGAGCAAGCTTCCTGGGTCATTTAGTAATACAGATTAAGTACAACCTTTCTGTCATCAGTACTATGCTGCCCACTTTTTGTTCTCTAACCATCATTTATGACGGAATACTCTTGTATTTTAAATCAATATTGTTTATTGAGAGACCATTTTCTAGACTAACAAAAGATCTAAAATTTTTGCATTAGAACAATGAAATTCATGTACAAAATATAATCAAGACTAAAGACAATAAATGTAAATACATGAACTTTCAACAAGTCAATATAGCAGATAATTGGCAAATCAtcagaattcaaattttaaatatatgtttaaaaatattcagattaAGCTGCACACTGCAATGTTCATTGAGTTGCGTTCATGACAAAACAACTTTTAGTTTGAGAATGAAAAAAGTTATTAGGAAGCTACATGATAATAAGGCACAAATGCTCATCTTATCCGGTGATCATTAAATCTACACTTGTTCTGAAAAATGCTCCAACCTCCTATTCTAATTCCCTGAAAAACACCAAGACATTGTGGAAACAAAGTACAATTAACTATCAGAAAAGTCTTTGTAACAATTTGATTTGGATTCTCATGTATGCATGGCTCAGACTGAAACTGAGGATTAATTCAGACATTGTGGTCCCTGAAGCTAGTATTTCTTTCTTCCTGCTTCTCTTTCCACCAGTCTTCACCAAAATAACAGCATGATATTTGTAAAGCATAAATTATCAAACTGACATGACTATGAACAGTACATTGCAGCTGGTGTCTCAAAGAGCCAATGAGGTGAAGAATGGGTCCCATCTATGCACAGCAAAAACAAACTGCCTCAAGCTGAACTAGATAATCAGGCAAATATGCTAAGTTGGAAGACTCTTCAATTAATTACAAGATGAGAAAAGATTAAACTGAATTCTTCTACTGCTGAAAAGGATAATTAAAGAAAACCATAATATAAGCAGCAATGAGGGAGGCAAACGAGGACAACAGGAAAACTAAAAGGAGTGAAGAAAGACTGGTAGTAAACATTAAGTGAAATAACAAGGGATTCTAAAAGAAATTTCCTGTGAAGTTTCTTCCTAAAACAGAAGTCAAAGCAGGCACAGACCTCTGCTCAGAACAAGATATCCTTGAAAGTGAAATAACGGCAAGTATCTCAGTTcagatttttgtttcagaaaaagGTGAAGGAAAAAGGGCAGGATCATCCATGGAGAGCACAGAAGAGCCACAGAACAAGCTTTCAATCGGAAAAAGGAATAGACAAACTTCTTTCAACTAAAATTCAGAAAGGCACATATTAGAggcggcatggtgacacagtggttagcgctgctgcctcacagcaccagagacccgggttcaattcccacctcaggcaaactgtgtggagtttgcacattctctcagtgtctgtgtgggtttcctccgggggctccagtttcctcccacagtccaaaaaatgtgtaggttaggtgaattggccattctaaattgcccgtagtgttaggtgaaggggtaatataggggaatgggtctgggtgggttgtgcgtcagtatggacttgttgggccgaagggcctatttccacactgtaattcatctaatctaatctaatctagaggcaATATGCACCTGGAATACTGAAGGTTGAGAGCATCAACACTGGTAAGATAACACAACTCAAATGGACCATGAGAATCACAATGTCCAGTTAAACTACACCCACTGCTTCTGATGTCAATTCTGTACTGCCTGCTCCTTGCCACAATTATAGTATGCAAGCACATCTAATTTCATAATTGTTTGGGTACATTTCTCAGTAGGGAGTCTAACGTTGAAAAAGAAAAGCTAGCTTGTACCACTTAAACCTAGACTGCATTTCTTAAAGGTGTGGTACTTATGGTTGGAGCAGGAGATAGGAGTCAATCTTTAACTGACTCTGATCTGGAACTGACACATCATGAAAATATGCCATGTAGGTAGTTGCAatagcctagtggcattattgctggaccactaatccagagacccacgtaAAGTTCTGGGGATAGGGGTTCAAATCTCgccacagcaaatggtgaaattcaaattcaataaatatttggaattaaaagtctaataatgactaTGAAAACACAGTCAATTGTTcgaaaaatccatctagttcagtaacatcctttagggaaggaaactgccattcttacctgatctggtcgacatatgactccagactgacaTGTGTTTGACCcactgggtaattagggataggcaataaatgccagaaaCAATGAAGAGACAGTGTTAGGTAGATCTTTGAACTACAATATGCCAGTACTGGCGTCAAATAAGAATTATGTGCTAACTAACATCATGATTTGCACACTCTGAACACTTGAGATGGACATTAAGTACAAATTTACTAATAGCACACaaatatggcatctgacatgatTTACAATCGAATAAACATTTGCCATTTAGGACCTCGGATGTTGCTCATTATATCCAAATAATGCCACAATGGATTACAATTTTGCAGTTCAAAGTTTTTGTCTGGCcctgaccagcagtgttccacagagatcggtgttgggtctactattgtttgtcatttatataaacaacttggatgaggatataggaagatggttagtaagttttcggATGACACAGAGattggggaaatgaagaaggttatttaacagcacaacagaatcttgatcaactaggcagatgggagtttggattagtggtgatggaagagcacagcagttcaggcagcatccaaggagcttcgaaatcgacatttcgggcaaaagcccttcatcaggaatgatctagataaatgagaggtgttgcattttgataagatgaACAAAGGCAGGATttaacagttaatggtagggccttggaaagtgatgtcgaacagagagactgaggggttcaggtgcattgtccttgaaagtggcgtcacaggtagacagggtagtgaaggtggcCTTTTGCATGATTTTGGTCAAAGCACTGAATATAGGGGTTgtgatatcatgttgcagctctcCAGGATGCTGAAGAGCATAATTCTGCTCACCCTGCtctaggaaagatattattaaactggaaggagtgcagaaaagatttacaaagatgttaccaggactgcAGGGTATGAGTTAgaaggcgaaagtgaagactgcagatgcgggagattagagtggtgctggaaaagcatagcaggtcaggcaactcgacgtttcaggcaggagcccttcatcaggtatgagtTATAAGGTTAGGACTCTTAACCTGGGAATGTAGGAGgcagagggatgaccttatcgaggtttataaaatcatgaggggcatagataaagtgaatagcaaaggtcctaTGCGTGGAAAATTctttatgcaaagggtggtgggtggcTGGAACCCATTGCttgcagaggtggtagaggctggcatgatagcatcatttaagatgtatctagacagatacatgaatgggcagggagcagaacgatacagatccttagaaaataggcggcaggtttagtTAGGAGATCTGGATTTTACAAGCTTGGAaggccaaggggtctgtttctgtgctgtaatttcttttgttctttgtcttTTCCATAGGTCAGGGtggttcaaaactagagggaatagctttaaggcgagaggagaaagatttaaaagggatttgaagggcaacgttttcacaagggtggttcatatgtggaatgaactgccaaaggaagtggtagatacaggtagttataacatttaaaaaacatttggacaggcacatggataggaaaggtttggatggatgtgggccaaaaacagacaaatgggactagtttagtatgggaaacctgttggcatggacaagtcggaccaaagggtctgcttctgtgctgtatcactcgGAGGTCACAAACGAGGAACTTACAAGACTGTTCATTTTACTCAAACCTCTAACTAAACCTCCAAGGTAAGATCTTCTGTATTTACAGAACTGTGTAATATCCATGGTCAATGCACAGCATCTTAATGCAGTAGTTTAGCTCTAAAAGGTCTCAAGGGATCACATGAAATTCAggaagagctagccatttggatacaaaattggctggaaggtaggtgacagagggtggcagtggaatgttgcttttcagactggaggactgtgaccagcggagtgccataAAGATTGATgttgggtcctctgctttttgtcatttatataaattatttggataagaatgtaagaggtatggttaatacgtttgcaggtgacaccaaaattggtggtgctaTGGACTGTGAACaaagttatctcagaatacagAGAAATCTTAATTAGATGGGCTGATGGagcgaggagtggcagatgggagtttaatttaaataaaggggTGGggtactacattttggaaaggcaaatcagggcaggacttatacacttaatggtcaggttctggggagcgttgctgatcAAACAGATCTTGGGGTACATGTTCGTAGTTTCTTCAAAAGtaatgaaggcagcatttggtatgcttgtctttattggtcagtgattTGAGTATAGAGGTTGTGATATTATGTTGTGGctctagaggacattggttaggtcacttttgaaatattgcattcaattctgctctcctcgCTATTGAAAAGTtgttgttgaacttgaaaggattcagaaaagatttacaaggatgttacctggacttttggtggttgggggggggttgagttatagggagaggctgaatagctggggtgtttttccctggagtgtcagaggctgaggggtgcttttataaaccttataaaatcacaaagggcatgaagtctttttcccaggtaggcaaatccaaaactagagggcataggtttaaggtgagaggggcaagtttaaaaagggcctgaggggcaaatgtttcatgcagagggtagtgcatgtatgaaatgagaaGCCAAAGGAATTGGaggcagctggtacaattacaacatttaaaaaacatctggatgggtatacaaataggaagagttgaaagggatatgggccaaatgctggcaaatgggactaggttaattttggatacctggtcaacatggacgagttggaccaaagtttcTATGACTCCAAGTGTCTCCAGAAAGGGTCAAATTAATCATTTTTCAAGTGCTCTTTTAGATTCCCTCAAGGGCTACTTTTCAATTTATGGGGACTATTCTTTAGTTTTCGGTTATCTTAAAACTTCAAGGTGACACTATGAATAAGGATAATTTAGTACCTTGTGGgaaggtactaaattgggggCAGGATGAATTAAGTCAGCATTAGGCAGAAGCTAGGAAGTGTTAATTGGGGGAAGCTGTTATCGGGCAAGTTGTTTACAAACTTATCGATCAAAGTTCGGAATGTCATGTTCCAGTAAAAAAGGAAGGACAAAGATGGCATGGTGAGGGACTCTTGGATAATAAGGGTGGTCATGAATTTAGTTAAAGGAAAAAAGCATTCGTAAAGTTTAGAAAGCTAAAGTTGGACAGGGTCCcggaggaatataaagaaagcaataaagaactcaagcagggaattaggagagcaagaagggccCATGAAATGACCTTTATAACCCGGGTTCAGATCCCGCCTCGGGCAacgatctgtgtggagtttgcacattctcccagtgtctgcgcgggtttcctctgggttctccggtttcctcccacggtctaaagatgtgcaggttaggtgaattggccgtgctaaattgcccatagtgttaggtgaaggggtaaatgtaggggaaggggtctgggtaggttgctcttcggagggtcggtgcggacttgttgggccgaagggcctgtttccacactaagtaatctcatctaatctaaaaaaaaggttaaaGAGAAACCTAAGGTGCTCTgtacatacattaaaaacatgATGATAAAGTAGGGAGGAGGTAGGATCACTCAtgaataaaggagggaacttgtgcttggaggcagaggagtaAGCAAGATCCTAAAACGAGTACTTTGCACTGGTATTCATTCAGGTGAAAGATTATTGTTTTTTTAATTAAcatctgctggtttttaaaggcttcccaatcctctagcttcccactaaTCTCCACACTGAATGGTTTTCTCTTGGGTTTATGCTGTCCATGACTTCTCTGGTCAGCCATGGCTGCCTCATTCTCTCCTTACGATGTtctttcttccttgggatgaatttctgctctgccttcaaaattatccccagaaacacctgctattgctgctccaccatcttccttgCTGGCTCCCCTTCTAATCAACTCTCACCAGGTCCTCACTCAGgtttttgtagttacctttattctgttgtaataccgttacatctgatttcagcttctccccctcaaactgcagggtgaattctggTCACTGTCCCCTAGGGATTCCTTTACCTTCAGTGCCCTAATGACGTCTACCTCATTACTCATCGCCAAATTCAGAATTGCCTGCTCCCTACtaggctctaccacaagctgctccaaaaaagtCTTGTGGGCATTtcacaatttttgttttctttgagacctgctaccaatctgattttcttAGTCAATCTGCATATTGAAGCcctcccatgattattgtaatagtgcctttctgaCCTGCCATTTCTatgtcctgatttattttcttctctacATTCTCACTACTGCtcggaggcctgtacataactcccatcagggtcttttttcctTTGCTGCTCCTCAAATCTTACCCACATagattctacaccttccaacTCTGTCACTTCTTACTAcggatttaatttaatttcttactaacaaggcaacccttcCCCGCGCCTGTCCTTTCGATAGGACGTGTATCTTTGGTTATTTAGTTCTCAACTCTGATTCCTTTGCAGCCACGTCTTGTTGATACCTACAGCATCATACCACCCCCATTCGTATGAATGCAAGACAGAAACTTCCTGTCTCCTTTTAGAAATTTTTAAATGTCATATAATTATAATGACGAGCTCACTGTATGCTATATAGCCACTGATTCTGGCACTGAGTGGGTGAAGCACAGGCACAGGCCTGAGCTCCATCTCTGTTCAAATAGTCCATTCCTCAAATCCCTGTTCTGATATTGCCATGTTTTAAGATCCACCTGTTTAGCCAAGTTTTTGGTTGCTGTGCATCTCATATTCTTTTACCTTGATTTACATGTTTGTCTGATCACATTGTGGAAAGCATCTTTGGATGCTCTTCATTAAATTTGTAAGTGATTCTGTTATAGGGTTGTTATTGGTGGGGAGGGTAATAATATTGCACTGTTAAATCACAATTTTATGTTCAGCAACTGTAATAAAGCAGTTTTCCCAATTCAGAT
The Chiloscyllium plagiosum isolate BGI_BamShark_2017 chromosome 11, ASM401019v2, whole genome shotgun sequence DNA segment above includes these coding regions:
- the znf644b gene encoding zinc finger protein 644 isoform X3, coding for MSIIGGSESKLNNADNGKTHINSLGAKGEFEDEKKISSTTVTSSIPQTLSGNQMSVPKSNTLSLSKHLSRDSPVKALSGAQQTTFIQSGAPTVSNAKLTLPIGTAVRDPVLQLSTTKSSVAKQPDVSLSISQSLCQSVAASSSSSRFVQSVQVPKLSGTSTKVQTLAPAPVLLLVPNLVPFQGQVNTQPKMLSSLPIVDHKSIAQSNGASTSQLLYGAENENTKDNRGQIKGKRSLSSSEIRGGESETLNDGLNWDPEKEFMQFLLTKEKDDDRIVQIDRSSQVQPNLPFGRKRKRKMDIVQMVDFSELENTDAHLAPKNSAGTLEGMENTKVSIVKPKYLPAKKNLVGETGSNLPKETVEAIKQLIFSDYKLPVKNLETARTSAPTTTYVEEASPFVSTVFPPGSAIQIDDIQTGSESPSDDDTEAEPSFYPCTKCNVNFREKKHLQRHMIYHLEGHSKTNLPRPYICKECGIAFRDRAPLQKHRSLHQEKRERLMEEIRELRTFQDEGRNAKLQCPQCIFGTNCPKTFVQHAKTHEKDKRYYCCDKCNFMAASMDELEGHQIYIHDAVINKSSQKPLKGVSLENLLNHCKSGGVYVCSKCPFTTPARSIFKKHVKYLHQRLYHVQHKSEHGAKVPGFSSQPFDLVRSNKVISQQSEYLSEFVMRRNIKRDFEAPEALGNSSALYSKVCDFAGTQKPRYITTKEMHHSPGSVLDYSKSSTKIVTGLSIGNKKSSFLQQEHVREQEEIDVKRSNGGLSLKDHVIGDQIYEKSKNDIDIVKDLSPASTFMETKHTDGECSFNFHSNDDGISEETEHVDGGAISVRNSVKDVMVSVSVGNDILDQYPDVFHKAPVVVLNKLEPCVNASECDGEENLPESDIIDTSNCMDGATAVTIAENNFDIGDKQTHYFSTEVQIIDENGIDDFDTYDESDDDDDFDDFDTSIHDYGNNDYGNQSLYSTEYQDPSHDHFVNEDFHFNSDARCIDVMDPVLYQRDAPLNITYNWTDFHTEKRPCPYCPAVFDTGVGLSNHVRGHLYRVGLTYDARHLVPPEQIASSDKRRRIKKNDGPVRRIKKEVKSGSSTENTCPLCGGWFDTKVGLSNHVRGHLKRLGKTELEAHKSPLSILTEMMQNEAEAENIAKLLSSKQFRYKPFVSQKFASSDGLFLAPNGITIKLQQNELKTKSFPSPQSDLHDLSDLQPKKLNETDEQSSSLMQILKNKFGEETSSLIKSQPGRIYAQTAKKRLPNHRRPFQLQFGSSLLQPSTSSQQVTSADIAYQTGHPVKLRTCVHCHATFTSAVSLANHLRVYARRKQAGDLTGTPFDCKQKRSRSRSGTKKKSSLFVPSLDDAYVLKCRFCDLVFRGPLSVQEDWIKHLQRHVVNANLPRTGAGMVEISLPSKENFPVTESSFSLLMAQAAS